The following coding sequences lie in one Saimiri boliviensis isolate mSaiBol1 chromosome 6, mSaiBol1.pri, whole genome shotgun sequence genomic window:
- the TMEM216 gene encoding transmembrane protein 216 isoform X1 has translation MVGLGLICQFPCHIVTRGHFRPTPGSPRASRVLRRSPEVLQTTASWAATVLGLERGHRARASGRQARAPPARVGHRAPRAVGEPEVQAAPSPLPAAPRCSWIRRGRLRSFHGDRRWRREVRFRRETVVFHPPGNTVLSERVV, from the exons ATGGTGGGACTAGGTCTTATTTGCCAATTTCCTTGTCACATTGTCACAAGGGGCCACTTCCGCCCAACGCCCGGTAGCCCGAGAGCCTCTCGGGTCCTGCGCCGCAGCCCCGAGGTCCTGCAGACGACGGCGTCGTGGGCGGCGACTGTCTTAGGTCTGGAACGGGGACACCGAGCGAGAGCCTCTGGCCGCCAGGCCCGAGCTCCTCCCGCCCGGGTGGGGCACCGAGCGCCGCGCGCGGTCGGAGAGCCGGAAGTCCAGGCCGCTCCCTCCCCACTTCCGGCAGCGCCTCGCTGCTCCTGGATCCGCCGTGGCCGCTTACGCAGTTTCCATGGGGACCGAAGATGGCGCCGCGAGGTGAGATTCCGGAG GGAAACGGTTGTCTTCCACCCCCCTGGAAATACTGTTCTTTCTGAACGGGTGGTATAA
- the TMEM216 gene encoding transmembrane protein 216 isoform X2: MAPRGKRLSSTPLEILFFLNGWYNATYFLLELFMFLYKGLLLPYPAANLALDVVMLLLYLGIEVIRLFFGTKGNLCQRKMPLSISVALTFPSAMMASYYLLLQTYVLRLEAIMNGILLFFCGSELLLEVLTLAAFSSMDRI, from the exons ATGGCGCCGCGAG GGAAACGGTTGTCTTCCACCCCCCTGGAAATACTGTTCTTTCTGAACGGGTGGTATAATGCTACCTATTTCCTGCTGGAACTTTTCATGTTTCTGTATAAAG GTCTCCTGCTACCATATCCAGCAGCTAACCTAGCACTGGATGTGGTGATGCTCCTCCTTTACCTTGGAATTGAAGTAATTCGCCTGTTTTTTG GTACAAAGGGAAACCTCTGCCAGCGAAAGATGCCACTCAGTATTAGCGTAGCCTTAACCTTCCCATCTGCCATGATGGCCTCCTATTACCTGCTGCTGCAGACCTACGTACTCCGCCTGGAAGCCATCATGAACGGCATCTTGCTCTTCTTCTGTGGCTCAGAGCTGTTGCTTGAGGTGCTCACCTTGGCTGCTTTCTCCAG TATGGACAGGATTTGA
- the TMEM216 gene encoding transmembrane protein 216 isoform X3 — protein sequence MFLYKGLLLPYPAANLALDVVMLLLYLGIEVIRLFFGTKGNLCQRKMPLSISVALTFPSAMMASYYLLLQTYVLRLEAIMNGILLFFCGSELLLEVLTLAAFSSMDRI from the exons ATGTTTCTGTATAAAG GTCTCCTGCTACCATATCCAGCAGCTAACCTAGCACTGGATGTGGTGATGCTCCTCCTTTACCTTGGAATTGAAGTAATTCGCCTGTTTTTTG GTACAAAGGGAAACCTCTGCCAGCGAAAGATGCCACTCAGTATTAGCGTAGCCTTAACCTTCCCATCTGCCATGATGGCCTCCTATTACCTGCTGCTGCAGACCTACGTACTCCGCCTGGAAGCCATCATGAACGGCATCTTGCTCTTCTTCTGTGGCTCAGAGCTGTTGCTTGAGGTGCTCACCTTGGCTGCTTTCTCCAG TATGGACAGGATTTGA
- the TMEM216 gene encoding transmembrane protein 216 isoform X4 — protein sequence MLLLYLGIEVIRLFFGTKGNLCQRKMPLSISVALTFPSAMMASYYLLLQTYVLRLEAIMNGILLFFCGSELLLEVLTLAAFSSMDRI from the exons ATGCTCCTCCTTTACCTTGGAATTGAAGTAATTCGCCTGTTTTTTG GTACAAAGGGAAACCTCTGCCAGCGAAAGATGCCACTCAGTATTAGCGTAGCCTTAACCTTCCCATCTGCCATGATGGCCTCCTATTACCTGCTGCTGCAGACCTACGTACTCCGCCTGGAAGCCATCATGAACGGCATCTTGCTCTTCTTCTGTGGCTCAGAGCTGTTGCTTGAGGTGCTCACCTTGGCTGCTTTCTCCAG TATGGACAGGATTTGA